A single genomic interval of Granulicella tundricola MP5ACTX9 harbors:
- a CDS encoding ring-cleaving dioxygenase codes for MRSPIVGLHHVTAFSSNPQRNLDFYTEILGLRFVKRTVNFDDPGTYHFYFGDDAGSPGTIMTTFPGPRSARGQAGVGETSHVAFSIPLASLDYWHTRLTGLGVLVERTGKRFSEEVLTLADPDGMKIELVGTADVIAPKAPRFADVPAEHSIRGFFGVSLLLHAAEKTAAVLNMMGFAKVAEEGNRQRFSAPGDALGNHIDLVIDPAAKYGHFGAGSVHHIAFRAKDDEAQKEWRALIEQTLDVTPVLDRDYFHSIYFREPGGVLFELATDNPGFATDESIDTLGERLCLPEWVEPQRAKIEARVAPIELKKSLQKAQVTA; via the coding sequence ATGCGTTCGCCAATCGTTGGACTCCACCACGTCACCGCCTTCTCCTCCAATCCGCAGCGGAATCTGGACTTTTACACCGAGATCCTCGGCCTCCGCTTCGTCAAGCGGACCGTCAACTTTGACGATCCCGGCACCTACCACTTCTACTTCGGCGATGACGCCGGCTCCCCCGGAACCATCATGACCACCTTCCCCGGCCCGCGTTCCGCTCGCGGTCAGGCCGGTGTGGGTGAGACCTCGCACGTCGCCTTCTCCATCCCGCTCGCCTCGCTCGACTACTGGCATACCCGCCTCACCGGTCTCGGTGTCCTCGTCGAACGCACCGGCAAGCGCTTCAGCGAAGAGGTCCTCACCCTCGCCGATCCCGACGGTATGAAGATCGAACTCGTCGGCACGGCAGACGTCATTGCACCCAAGGCCCCGCGCTTCGCCGACGTACCTGCCGAGCACTCTATCCGCGGCTTCTTCGGCGTCTCTCTGCTCCTGCATGCGGCGGAAAAGACCGCCGCCGTCCTCAACATGATGGGCTTCGCCAAGGTCGCTGAGGAAGGGAATCGCCAGCGCTTCTCCGCCCCCGGCGATGCCCTCGGCAATCACATCGACCTTGTCATAGACCCTGCTGCAAAGTACGGTCACTTCGGAGCAGGCAGCGTCCATCACATCGCCTTCCGCGCCAAGGATGACGAGGCCCAGAAGGAGTGGCGCGCCCTGATCGAGCAGACCCTGGACGTCACCCCGGTCCTTGACCGCGACTACTTCCACTCCATCTACTTCCGCGAGCCCGGCGGCGTCCTCTTTGAGCTCGCTACTGACAACCCCGGCTTCGCCACCGACGAATCCATCGACACCCTCGGCGAGCGCCTCTGCCTGCCGGAGTGGGTCGAACCGCAACGCGCGAAGATCGAAGCCCGCGTCGCTCCCATTGAACTCAAGAAATCTCTCCAGAAAGCACAGGTGACCGCATGA
- a CDS encoding alpha/beta hydrolase, which yields MNSLDPHAKASVVQFGAPLSEAIGVMILLHGRGGSAQDILSLARSLYDPRLCYLAPQAANHLWYPNSFLAPRETNEPDLSSALRKINSLITEAAEAGIPTERIFIGGFSQGASLSTEFVASHPARYAGLMTFTGGLLGPLGTDISHEGDLAGTPALMFCGDPDPYIPWPRVEESAVVLRAMGADVTTYRYPGRPHIVTAEELALAAEMVKTAIANFNL from the coding sequence ATGAACTCTCTCGATCCCCACGCAAAAGCATCAGTCGTCCAGTTCGGCGCACCACTCTCGGAGGCGATCGGCGTCATGATCCTGCTGCACGGACGCGGCGGCTCGGCCCAGGACATCCTCTCGCTGGCCCGTTCGCTCTATGACCCGCGTCTCTGCTACCTTGCACCCCAGGCGGCCAACCACCTCTGGTATCCCAACTCCTTCCTCGCACCACGCGAGACGAATGAGCCGGATCTATCCTCGGCGCTGCGTAAGATCAACAGCCTCATTACCGAGGCCGCCGAGGCTGGTATCCCCACGGAGCGCATCTTCATCGGCGGCTTCTCCCAGGGCGCAAGCCTTTCGACCGAGTTCGTCGCCAGCCATCCTGCCCGTTACGCCGGCCTCATGACCTTCACCGGCGGTCTGCTCGGCCCGCTCGGCACCGATATCTCCCACGAAGGTGATCTCGCCGGCACTCCAGCCCTGATGTTCTGCGGCGATCCCGACCCCTACATCCCATGGCCGCGCGTGGAAGAGTCAGCCGTCGTCCTGCGCGCGATGGGCGCTGACGTCACCACCTACCGCTACCCCGGCCGCCCCCACATCGTCACCGCGGAAGAACTGGCCCTGGCAGCCGAGATGGTCAAAACCGCCATCGCCAACTTCAACCTGTAA
- a CDS encoding LLM class flavin-dependent oxidoreductase, with protein sequence MSLLRLSVLDQSPVPSGSTPAQALRNSISLAQHVESLGFNRFWMSEHHSMETLACTAPEIMLARIGAETTKIRLGSGGIMLPHYTALKVAETFRTLHALYPNRIDLGIGRAPGGGPLEAAALRRNRNVPQVDDFLDQLSELIAFLHQEFPPQHPFSKIMVTPEMPGGPDVWLLGSSMWSSETAAHFGLPYAFAHFFSPDPTRRAIENYQADFQPNLSLGVQARTSPEAMAAVGVICAETQAEADRLALSVRLLQLRIRMNDRRPVASPEEAAAELPQHGPAAPETGEFPRYVVGTPDVVKEQLTAMADALKIKELVVNTIVHDHAARLRSYTLLAEAFAATKAA encoded by the coding sequence ATGAGCTTGCTTCGACTTTCCGTTCTCGATCAGAGTCCTGTGCCATCCGGTTCCACGCCGGCGCAGGCGCTGCGTAACTCGATCTCGCTGGCACAGCATGTGGAGTCGCTGGGATTCAACCGGTTCTGGATGTCGGAGCATCATTCGATGGAGACGCTGGCTTGTACGGCGCCGGAGATCATGCTCGCGAGAATTGGGGCGGAGACGACGAAGATCCGGCTGGGGTCGGGTGGGATCATGCTGCCGCACTACACGGCACTGAAGGTGGCAGAGACGTTCCGGACGCTGCATGCGCTTTATCCGAACCGGATCGACCTGGGGATTGGGCGGGCTCCGGGGGGTGGGCCGCTGGAGGCTGCGGCTTTGCGGCGCAACCGGAACGTGCCGCAAGTGGATGACTTTCTGGATCAGCTCTCGGAGCTGATTGCGTTTCTGCACCAGGAGTTTCCGCCGCAGCATCCGTTTTCAAAGATCATGGTGACGCCGGAGATGCCGGGTGGACCGGATGTGTGGCTGCTGGGGTCGAGCATGTGGAGCTCTGAGACGGCAGCGCACTTTGGGCTGCCGTATGCCTTCGCCCACTTCTTCTCGCCGGACCCGACGCGGCGTGCGATCGAGAACTATCAGGCGGACTTTCAGCCGAATTTGTCGCTGGGGGTGCAGGCTCGGACGAGCCCGGAGGCGATGGCTGCCGTGGGGGTGATCTGCGCGGAGACGCAGGCGGAGGCAGATCGGCTGGCCCTGAGCGTGCGGCTGCTGCAGTTGAGAATTCGGATGAACGACCGGCGGCCGGTCGCGTCGCCTGAGGAGGCTGCTGCGGAGCTGCCACAACATGGGCCTGCGGCCCCTGAGACGGGGGAGTTTCCACGGTATGTGGTGGGGACTCCGGATGTGGTGAAGGAGCAGCTTACGGCGATGGCGGATGCGCTGAAGATCAAGGAGCTGGTCGTGAACACGATCGTTCACGACCATGCCGCGCGGCTCCGCAGCTATACCTTGCTGGCGGAGGCTTTTGCGGCGACCAAGGCTGCCTGA
- a CDS encoding cysteine desulfurase family protein, with translation MRRVYMDANATTPLLPEVFDAMRPYLLEHFGNASSIHQPGQYARAAVDHAREQMAGLLRCRASEIVFTSGGTESDNLALFGTLGFELGAGQHLITSTIEHHAVLHAAEALEKRGVSVTFLPCTSAGLVEPEALRSALRPETRLVSVMLANNETGSGQPVAELAGIAKAYSKDILVHTDGVQAAGKMAIDLSAKGPLKDVDLLSISGHKMYAPQGTGVLFTRRNVRLAPLFHGGTHERQRRAGTENVAGIVALGKAAEIAAGWLSDGAGPAELAGLRDRFEQTLLREIAEMGVNGAGTERTPNTANLYFDHVEAEALVIALDLKGLSVSGGSACQSGATEPSHVLTAMGLGPARARASVRFSMSRLTTAEDVDLALALVPEAVGRLRSLSPTWKARERGLAAV, from the coding sequence ATGCGCCGAGTATATATGGACGCGAATGCCACGACGCCGCTGCTGCCGGAGGTGTTCGACGCGATGCGTCCGTACCTGCTGGAACACTTTGGGAATGCGAGTTCGATTCATCAGCCGGGGCAGTATGCGCGGGCGGCGGTGGATCATGCCCGGGAGCAGATGGCTGGGTTGCTGCGGTGCCGGGCGTCTGAGATCGTGTTTACTTCCGGTGGGACGGAGAGCGATAACCTGGCGCTGTTTGGGACTCTCGGGTTTGAGCTAGGGGCCGGGCAGCATTTGATTACTTCGACCATTGAGCATCATGCGGTGCTCCATGCTGCGGAGGCGCTTGAGAAGCGTGGGGTCAGCGTTACGTTTCTGCCTTGTACGAGTGCGGGGCTGGTTGAGCCGGAGGCTTTGCGTTCGGCGTTGCGGCCGGAGACCAGGCTGGTGTCTGTGATGCTGGCGAATAATGAGACGGGCAGCGGGCAGCCTGTGGCGGAGTTGGCGGGGATCGCCAAGGCCTACTCGAAAGACATTCTGGTGCATACGGATGGGGTGCAGGCGGCGGGGAAGATGGCGATCGACCTGAGTGCGAAGGGGCCGCTGAAGGATGTGGATCTGCTTTCGATCTCCGGGCACAAGATGTATGCGCCGCAGGGGACGGGGGTGCTGTTTACGCGTCGGAATGTCAGGCTGGCTCCCCTGTTTCATGGCGGGACGCATGAGCGGCAGAGACGGGCGGGGACGGAGAACGTCGCAGGGATTGTGGCGCTGGGGAAGGCGGCGGAGATTGCTGCGGGGTGGCTGAGCGATGGGGCCGGGCCGGCGGAGTTGGCGGGGCTGCGCGACCGGTTCGAGCAGACGCTGCTGCGGGAGATCGCGGAGATGGGCGTGAATGGCGCGGGGACGGAGCGGACGCCGAATACCGCGAACCTCTACTTTGACCATGTGGAGGCGGAGGCGCTGGTGATCGCGCTGGATCTTAAGGGGCTATCGGTTTCGGGTGGGAGCGCTTGCCAGTCGGGCGCGACGGAGCCTTCGCATGTGCTGACGGCGATGGGGTTGGGGCCGGCACGGGCGAGGGCTAGTGTGAGGTTTTCGATGTCTCGGCTGACGACTGCGGAGGATGTCGATCTTGCGCTGGCGCTGGTGCCGGAGGCGGTGGGGCGGCTGCGGTCGCTTTCGCCTACGTGGAAGGCTCGGGAGCGCGGGCTGGCGGCGGTTTAG
- a CDS encoding DinB family protein: MRKILVLAALAATTFGAHAQMGNMKMPAAAAVAGDPAKADDSMLTDFEGEFMAAAKAMPADKYSFTPASLNIPGAKFDGVRTFGEEVTHVAQANYSIYAGLMGAKPDVDVKAIGNLKSKDEIVAAATASFAYAHKAIATLTAANSNMTLRAGHADTKSSLGAYGVAHGFDHYGQMVEYLRMNGIVPPASAK; the protein is encoded by the coding sequence ATGCGCAAGATCCTCGTCCTCGCTGCCCTCGCAGCCACCACCTTCGGCGCACACGCCCAGATGGGCAACATGAAGATGCCCGCAGCCGCTGCCGTCGCAGGCGACCCCGCCAAGGCCGACGACTCCATGCTCACAGACTTTGAAGGCGAGTTCATGGCCGCCGCCAAGGCCATGCCGGCCGACAAGTACAGCTTCACCCCCGCCTCCCTCAACATCCCCGGAGCCAAGTTTGACGGCGTCCGCACCTTCGGAGAAGAGGTCACGCACGTCGCCCAGGCCAACTACAGCATCTACGCCGGCCTCATGGGCGCCAAGCCGGACGTAGACGTCAAGGCCATCGGCAACCTCAAGTCCAAGGACGAGATCGTAGCCGCCGCCACAGCCTCCTTCGCCTACGCCCACAAGGCCATCGCCACCCTCACCGCCGCGAACTCCAACATGACCCTCCGCGCCGGCCACGCCGACACCAAATCCAGCCTCGGCGCATACGGAGTAGCCCACGGCTTCGACCACTACGGCCAGATGGTCGAGTACCTCCGCATGAACGGCATAGTCCCCCCCGCCAGCGCCAAATAA
- a CDS encoding FAD-dependent oxidoreductase, with translation MMGKLRIGIVGAGPGGLTLARILYVNGIEAVVFEREASTSDRPQGGSLDMHAKSGQYAIACAGLTTDFRRIARYEDQESRIYDKDGRQVFLEEDLTGKDRPEVDRGQLRQMLLDSLPDGVVRWGSELVAAMPCVDGGFELELRGGVRERFDLIVGADGTWSRIRPLVSDARPVYSGVTFVEMGIDDVDVGFPELARLAGRGLTFAVGERKAIIAHRDSGGHLGIYASLRVPEGWTGSGDLRAYLLAQFEGWDEGLRRLIAESGERMVPRPIYALPVGHRWENQAGVTLLGDAAHVMSPFGGDGANLAMWDGADLALGLVSGSDWRGAVRDYEERMFGRAEACAAGAAEAIEEVFSEDGLEHIVAAMRGHGG, from the coding sequence ATGATGGGAAAGCTAAGGATTGGGATTGTGGGTGCGGGGCCGGGCGGGCTGACGCTGGCGAGAATCTTGTACGTGAATGGGATTGAGGCGGTGGTGTTTGAGCGGGAGGCTTCAACGTCTGACCGTCCGCAAGGTGGGTCACTGGATATGCATGCGAAGTCCGGGCAATATGCGATTGCGTGTGCGGGGCTGACGACGGATTTCAGGCGGATTGCGCGGTATGAGGATCAGGAGTCGCGGATCTATGACAAGGATGGGAGGCAGGTGTTTCTGGAGGAGGATCTTACGGGCAAGGACCGGCCGGAGGTGGATCGGGGGCAGTTGCGGCAGATGCTGCTCGATTCCCTGCCCGACGGGGTTGTGCGGTGGGGGAGTGAGTTGGTGGCTGCTATGCCGTGTGTGGATGGCGGGTTTGAACTTGAGTTGCGAGGTGGAGTGCGCGAGCGGTTCGACCTGATTGTGGGGGCGGATGGGACGTGGTCGCGGATTCGGCCGCTGGTTTCAGACGCGAGGCCGGTTTACAGCGGGGTGACGTTTGTGGAGATGGGGATCGACGACGTGGACGTGGGGTTTCCGGAGCTTGCGAGGCTGGCCGGACGGGGGTTGACGTTTGCAGTGGGCGAGCGGAAGGCGATCATCGCGCATCGGGACTCGGGCGGGCATCTGGGGATCTATGCCTCGCTGCGGGTGCCGGAGGGTTGGACGGGGAGCGGCGATTTGAGGGCTTATCTGCTGGCTCAGTTTGAGGGGTGGGATGAGGGGCTGCGGCGGTTGATCGCGGAGAGTGGAGAGCGGATGGTTCCGCGGCCGATCTATGCTTTGCCCGTTGGGCACAGATGGGAGAATCAGGCGGGAGTTACGCTGCTGGGGGATGCGGCGCATGTGATGTCGCCGTTTGGTGGGGATGGGGCGAACCTGGCGATGTGGGATGGGGCTGATCTGGCTTTGGGGCTGGTCTCGGGCTCAGATTGGCGAGGGGCTGTGCGGGATTATGAGGAGAGGATGTTTGGGCGGGCGGAGGCTTGCGCTGCTGGGGCGGCGGAGGCGATTGAAGAGGTGTTTTCAGAAGATGGGCTGGAGCATATTGTGGCGGCTATGCGGGGGCATGGCGGGTGA
- a CDS encoding MarR family winged helix-turn-helix transcriptional regulator, with amino-acid sequence MDAEIFRRPGHLITRCARLLQRAGEQLFKPLGLGIAQLPVLYSLKGGNSMTQTELATLARIEQPTMAQLLTRMERDGLIRRSPNPQDKRSSLIALTPLALGKLPAARSLLLEGSRDALAGFSEVEIATLSQLLLRVVKNLDPEAPGL; translated from the coding sequence ATGGACGCAGAGATCTTTCGCCGCCCCGGCCACCTCATCACCCGCTGCGCCCGCCTCCTGCAGCGCGCGGGCGAGCAGCTCTTTAAACCGCTCGGCCTCGGCATCGCCCAGCTTCCCGTCCTGTATTCGCTGAAGGGCGGCAACTCCATGACCCAGACGGAGCTCGCAACCCTCGCCCGCATCGAGCAGCCCACCATGGCTCAACTCCTCACCCGCATGGAACGCGACGGCCTCATCCGCCGTTCGCCCAACCCACAGGACAAACGCAGCAGTCTGATCGCCTTGACGCCACTCGCGCTTGGCAAACTGCCTGCGGCCCGGAGCCTCCTGTTGGAAGGAAGCAGGGACGCGCTCGCGGGCTTCTCGGAAGTTGAGATCGCTACCCTCAGCCAGCTCCTGCTGCGCGTGGTCAAGAACCTCGATCCCGAAGCTCCCGGACTGTAA
- the ribD gene encoding bifunctional diaminohydroxyphosphoribosylaminopyrimidine deaminase/5-amino-6-(5-phosphoribosylamino)uracil reductase RibD — MSQDQQFMQRALELAESTTALASPNPQVGCVFVRDGKIIAEGFHLYEARDHAEIAALKQAEANGIDVAGDTAYVTLEPCSHHGRTGPCADVLIAAGISRCVIATLDANPVVRGNGVAKLEAAGIAVTVGVLEQKARTLNDAFAWSIRHNLPMVTLKAALSVDGKLAPPPSQRQRPEPHWLTGPESRAEVQRLRHASDAILTGIGTVLADDPTLTDRTGLPRRRPLQRIILDAHLRIPVASKLVESAADDLLIFCNQNAPQDRLTALEAAGAEIHQVPGTDRLDLRAILSTLHERKLLSVLLEAGPSLNGAFLAAHLVQRAILFYADTELGEGALPFAEDLTNPHLLEQTMTHVTRTTFGPDGCVSGLLQNPWE; from the coding sequence ATGTCGCAGGACCAGCAGTTCATGCAGCGAGCACTCGAACTAGCCGAGTCCACCACTGCCCTCGCATCCCCAAACCCACAGGTTGGATGCGTTTTCGTCCGGGACGGAAAAATAATTGCAGAGGGTTTCCACCTCTACGAAGCCCGCGACCACGCCGAGATCGCCGCCCTCAAACAAGCCGAGGCGAACGGCATCGACGTCGCCGGAGACACCGCCTACGTCACTCTTGAGCCCTGCAGCCACCATGGCCGCACCGGCCCCTGCGCCGACGTATTAATCGCCGCCGGCATCAGCCGCTGCGTGATCGCCACGCTCGACGCGAACCCGGTCGTCCGCGGCAACGGCGTAGCCAAATTGGAAGCCGCGGGAATCGCCGTCACCGTGGGCGTCCTCGAGCAGAAGGCCCGCACCCTCAACGACGCCTTCGCCTGGTCCATCCGCCACAACCTCCCGATGGTCACCCTCAAGGCCGCGCTCTCGGTCGACGGCAAGCTCGCCCCGCCGCCCAGCCAGCGGCAGCGCCCCGAGCCCCACTGGCTCACCGGCCCCGAATCCCGCGCTGAGGTCCAGCGCCTCCGCCACGCCTCCGACGCCATCCTCACCGGCATCGGCACCGTCCTGGCCGACGACCCCACCCTCACCGACCGCACCGGCCTACCCCGCCGCCGCCCCCTCCAACGCATTATCCTCGACGCCCACCTCCGCATCCCCGTGGCCTCAAAACTAGTCGAATCGGCAGCAGACGACCTCCTCATCTTCTGCAACCAGAACGCTCCGCAAGACAGGCTGACAGCCCTCGAAGCCGCCGGAGCCGAGATCCACCAGGTCCCCGGAACCGATCGCCTCGACCTCCGCGCGATCCTCAGCACTCTCCACGAGCGCAAACTCCTGAGCGTCCTCCTCGAAGCCGGCCCGTCTCTCAACGGAGCCTTCCTAGCCGCTCACCTCGTCCAGCGCGCCATCCTCTTCTACGCCGACACCGAACTAGGGGAGGGAGCCCTCCCCTTCGCCGAAGACCTCACCAACCCCCACCTGCTCGAACAAACCATGACCCACGTCACACGAACTACCTTCGGCCCGGATGGCTGTGTCTCCGGCCTGCTTCAAAATCCCTGGGAGTGA
- a CDS encoding riboflavin synthase, with amino-acid sequence MFTGLIETTGTIENVTHSTSGPVRITVACPTLAARLETGDSIAVNGVCLTALDLSETHFSADLALETVERTTLSRLQPGTTVNLELPTPAGSPLGGHVVQGHVDGVATLLSLDPIDPTNEETSDWRLRLLLPATLARYVVPQGSITVEGISLTVADFTDDVVSIAIIPHTYKATALHTLAPSDPINIEVDVLGKYAEAQKENRPQPGWTVTEEYLLANGY; translated from the coding sequence ATGTTCACTGGCCTGATCGAAACCACCGGCACCATCGAGAACGTGACCCACAGCACCAGCGGTCCCGTCCGCATCACCGTCGCCTGCCCCACCCTCGCCGCCCGTCTCGAAACAGGCGATTCCATCGCGGTCAACGGCGTCTGCCTCACCGCCCTGGACCTGAGCGAGACCCACTTCTCCGCCGACCTCGCCTTGGAGACGGTCGAGCGTACCACCCTCTCCCGCCTGCAACCAGGCACCACCGTCAACCTGGAGCTCCCCACCCCCGCCGGCTCCCCACTGGGAGGCCACGTAGTCCAGGGCCACGTAGACGGGGTAGCCACCCTCCTCTCCCTTGACCCCATCGATCCTACCAACGAAGAAACATCCGACTGGCGTCTGCGTCTGCTGCTCCCGGCGACCCTCGCCCGCTATGTCGTCCCGCAGGGCTCGATCACGGTCGAAGGCATCTCCCTCACGGTAGCCGACTTTACGGACGACGTCGTCTCCATCGCCATCATCCCCCACACCTATAAGGCCACCGCCCTCCACACCCTCGCCCCCAGCGACCCCATCAACATAGAAGTAGACGTTCTAGGCAAGTACGCGGAGGCGCAAAAAGAGAATCGGCCACAGCCCGGGTGGACTGTGACCGAAGAATATCTGCTTGCGAACGGCTACTAG
- the rho gene encoding transcription termination factor Rho has protein sequence MTISELKEHNIAELGKLARGLDIGGTSGLRKQDLIFKILQAQSEKEGHIFAEGVLEILPDGYGFLRSPDYNYLPGPDDIYVSPSQIRKFDLKTGDTISGNVRSPHEGEKYFALVKIEAINFESPEETRNKVLFDNLTPLYAQERVKMETVREHISGRVMDLLTPVGKGQRGLIVAPPRTGKTMLLQSIANSITANHPEVVLIVLLIDERPEEVTDMQRSVRGEVISSTFDEPAARHVQVAEMVIEKAKRLVEHKRDVVILLDSITRLARAYNTIVPPSGKVLSGGVDSNALQRPKRFFGAARNIEEGGSLTIIATALVDTGSRMDEVIFEEFKGTGNMEVILDRKLVDKRVFPAIDIQRSGTRKEELLIPKEDLQRTWILRKVLNPLSPTEAMELLTDKLAKTRNNQEFLHNMSSI, from the coding sequence ATGACAATTTCAGAGTTGAAAGAGCACAACATCGCCGAGCTGGGTAAGCTCGCGCGCGGACTAGACATTGGCGGCACCAGCGGCCTCCGTAAGCAGGATCTGATCTTCAAAATCCTGCAGGCGCAGAGCGAAAAAGAAGGTCACATCTTCGCTGAAGGCGTACTTGAGATCTTGCCCGACGGTTACGGTTTCCTACGTTCTCCTGACTACAACTACCTTCCCGGTCCCGACGATATCTACGTCTCCCCCTCACAGATTCGCAAGTTCGACCTGAAGACCGGCGATACGATCTCCGGCAACGTCCGTTCGCCGCACGAGGGCGAAAAGTACTTCGCACTCGTGAAGATTGAGGCGATCAACTTCGAGTCGCCTGAAGAGACTCGCAATAAGGTACTCTTCGACAATCTGACCCCGCTCTATGCACAGGAACGCGTCAAGATGGAGACGGTGCGCGAGCATATCTCCGGCCGCGTGATGGACCTGCTCACCCCGGTGGGCAAGGGTCAGCGTGGGCTGATCGTCGCTCCGCCGCGGACCGGCAAGACGATGCTCCTGCAGTCGATCGCCAACTCGATCACCGCCAATCACCCTGAGGTCGTCCTGATCGTCCTCCTGATCGACGAGCGGCCGGAAGAAGTCACCGACATGCAGCGTTCCGTGCGCGGTGAAGTCATCAGCTCGACCTTTGACGAGCCGGCAGCGCGCCACGTCCAAGTTGCGGAGATGGTGATCGAGAAGGCCAAGCGCCTTGTGGAGCACAAGCGCGATGTCGTCATCCTGCTGGACTCCATTACACGTCTCGCCCGCGCCTACAACACCATCGTCCCGCCTTCGGGCAAAGTGCTCTCAGGCGGTGTGGATTCGAACGCGCTGCAGCGTCCGAAACGCTTCTTCGGTGCGGCCCGCAATATCGAAGAGGGTGGTTCGCTGACGATCATCGCTACCGCACTCGTCGATACCGGCTCACGCATGGATGAAGTGATCTTTGAAGAGTTCAAGGGTACCGGCAACATGGAGGTCATCCTGGATCGCAAGCTTGTCGATAAGCGTGTGTTCCCGGCGATCGACATTCAGCGCTCCGGTACGCGTAAGGAAGAGCTGCTCATTCCGAAGGAAGATCTCCAGCGCACCTGGATTCTTCGCAAGGTCTTGAACCCGCTCTCACCGACAGAAGCGATGGAACTGCTTACGGATAAGCTCGCAAAAACTCGCAACAATCAGGAGTTTCTGCACAACATGAGCTCCATCTAG
- a CDS encoding magnesium chelatase subunit ChlI family protein: MYGRAIHIEVPAVQYKELRSRTSAEGSAEIRNRVLAARERQLARFTQGGSEERTRPTGKHASQAVYANAQMTTQQIRLHCELSSDAERILERAMQQQGLSARAHDRILKVARTIADLEAAPDIAVKHIAEAIQYRTLDRTFWS; this comes from the coding sequence ATGTACGGAAGAGCCATTCATATCGAGGTTCCTGCCGTGCAATACAAGGAGCTACGCTCCAGAACATCGGCTGAAGGGTCTGCGGAGATAAGGAACCGGGTACTGGCTGCCCGTGAGCGTCAACTCGCCCGCTTCACGCAAGGTGGAAGCGAAGAGCGGACGAGACCCACTGGAAAACACGCCTCGCAAGCTGTGTACGCTAACGCACAAATGACGACACAGCAGATTCGCCTCCACTGTGAGCTAAGCAGCGATGCAGAGCGAATTCTGGAGCGGGCAATGCAGCAGCAAGGTCTGAGCGCCCGAGCTCACGATCGCATCCTCAAGGTGGCACGAACGATCGCGGACTTGGAGGCCGCCCCCGATATCGCGGTCAAACATATCGCGGAGGCCATCCAGTATCGAACGCTGGATCGGACGTTCTGGTCTTGA